The following proteins are co-located in the Hydrogenophaga sp. RAC07 genome:
- a CDS encoding PD-(D/E)XK motif protein: MASTHTAYERLREQLELLPRPDHQEDRRTLWVVDRLLGVAVTGAGTVEILLVGDRLYPASGIVRRHLQHGRWRIEETNSEVEANRVALPAQPHFLSLAALISVELTRFGLYKAGALVDAFRQVEPLIELALRRTVLAEEHIIGLIGELLCLEVMLDATGSPEQMSSILDMWRGFTDGRDFVVGDIGIEVKTTRSMSSTHKFSGLHQVEPPAGVNNQQKVLLLSVGLSPSSVEGQSLSELVDRIVKRLAGQPQPDLSGWTPLQQRFLLEVASYGQANSLGYDHHSMSSEIVYRALFSSNYTPRLYDMSDPNIRILKREYLESTHVSADDLQFRLDLPELITQSNPAANWAQSITQLVQSALRP; this comes from the coding sequence ATGGCTAGCACGCACACCGCCTATGAAAGATTACGCGAGCAACTCGAGCTATTGCCTCGCCCAGACCATCAAGAAGATAGACGCACGCTTTGGGTTGTTGATCGGCTTTTGGGTGTTGCCGTAACCGGGGCCGGTACTGTTGAAATTCTGCTTGTAGGGGATCGGCTGTACCCTGCTTCAGGAATCGTTCGTCGTCATCTCCAGCACGGTCGCTGGCGTATCGAAGAGACGAACAGCGAGGTAGAGGCAAACAGAGTTGCACTGCCTGCACAACCACATTTCCTCTCCCTTGCCGCACTGATATCGGTCGAACTTACTAGATTCGGCTTGTACAAGGCTGGTGCTCTTGTAGATGCTTTCAGGCAAGTAGAGCCGCTTATCGAACTTGCTCTTCGACGGACTGTTCTAGCTGAGGAGCACATCATTGGTCTGATAGGTGAGTTGCTGTGCCTTGAGGTCATGCTAGATGCGACTGGATCGCCTGAGCAGATGAGTTCGATCCTAGACATGTGGCGCGGCTTCACAGATGGGAGAGACTTTGTGGTGGGCGATATAGGTATCGAAGTCAAGACTACCCGCTCAATGTCGTCTACCCACAAATTTTCTGGCTTACACCAGGTAGAGCCGCCTGCAGGCGTCAACAATCAGCAAAAAGTGCTCCTATTAAGCGTTGGTCTCTCACCTAGCAGCGTTGAAGGCCAGAGCTTGTCAGAACTTGTAGATCGGATTGTGAAAAGGTTGGCAGGACAGCCCCAACCTGACCTATCTGGTTGGACTCCACTTCAACAAAGATTTCTCTTGGAAGTCGCTAGTTACGGGCAGGCAAATTCTTTGGGGTATGACCATCACTCGATGTCTAGTGAAATCGTCTATCGCGCTCTGTTCAGTTCAAATTACACGCCACGCCTTTATGACATGTCAGATCCAAACATCCGTATCCTCAAACGAGAGTACTTGGAATCGACTCATGTTAGTGCCGACGATCTTCAGTTTCGGCTCGATCTACCCGAACTAATCACCCAGTCCAATCCTGCAGCCAACTGGGCGCAGTCCATCACCCAGCTAGTTCAGTCAGCTTTGCGTCCCTAA
- a CDS encoding DUF262 domain-containing protein: MSTAEESEEIESTGVAQYLAELSQDRRLPEGIEHLQSVVPFQPDEVKFDSNDWLVKTLLVQAWLRLDSPISADLSSLEAGHALFTAISPDAPEACLRSDGDCVLLTPLGAQHLDIWLSRALANRDAFLEAVEEGVALSLATEDWDLLWEEGGANRARQPAAIQARVDTTTIRSFADYAGDGVLDLNPSYQRDSVWSTSDSQLLIDSILRGIPIPSIILTEVGEDSKLQIVDGKQRLTAILRFIGRHPVARKFAKENDVEDLLEKDPRRLVRKLHLRGRDISDNYLPFRLSLYRQGDPLYKLSGKYLADIKDEEIEVGHGKVKVGDIFGRANSKYKIPTIIYEKTRLQDIHHVFSIYNKQGKKLNAEELRNATYHHLGLTKLLLLLSGDRLDVNELAPYLPSELRQGIEEVGKSLEACNFGTLRFKRTKVLSWVSAIFLHEPNMLRGAYATPSTASHIDAHLEDITKLQGAHPMYQNANLVSLARDIRAAVALHAECVDAWSPRFRNKKGQASRWEELPFVASLLAVMVLVAIGKEALLAEGIAAVRDVTEKSPGPTKSQNKTQWQYVARVCLRILDTLGVDQSAASTALTKRYEVSCLEYLRPISEAGGSSE, translated from the coding sequence ATGAGCACCGCGGAAGAGTCTGAGGAGATCGAGTCAACGGGGGTAGCGCAGTACCTTGCAGAGTTGTCGCAAGACCGCCGCCTTCCGGAGGGCATCGAGCACCTGCAGTCCGTAGTGCCCTTTCAGCCCGATGAGGTCAAATTTGACAGCAATGACTGGCTAGTCAAGACCTTGTTAGTTCAGGCATGGCTTCGCCTAGATAGTCCCATTTCCGCGGATCTTTCCTCACTGGAAGCAGGCCATGCGCTGTTCACCGCAATCTCGCCAGATGCTCCAGAGGCCTGCCTTCGCTCCGACGGAGACTGCGTCCTGCTTACGCCGCTTGGGGCCCAACACTTGGATATTTGGCTCTCTCGAGCACTTGCCAACCGCGACGCGTTCTTGGAAGCCGTTGAAGAGGGCGTAGCTCTTTCGCTAGCGACCGAGGACTGGGACTTGTTGTGGGAGGAAGGGGGCGCCAACCGGGCCCGCCAGCCAGCGGCCATACAGGCCAGAGTTGATACAACAACGATCCGCTCGTTTGCTGACTACGCGGGAGACGGTGTTCTCGATCTCAACCCGTCGTATCAGCGCGATAGCGTATGGTCAACCAGCGATTCCCAACTCTTGATCGACTCGATCCTTCGCGGCATCCCTATTCCCTCCATCATCCTGACCGAGGTGGGCGAAGACAGCAAGCTGCAGATCGTGGACGGCAAGCAACGTTTAACTGCAATCCTGCGCTTCATAGGCAGGCATCCCGTGGCAAGGAAGTTTGCGAAGGAAAACGACGTCGAAGACCTGCTAGAGAAGGACCCCAGACGGCTAGTCCGGAAACTTCATTTGCGCGGCCGGGATATATCGGACAACTACCTACCCTTTCGTCTGTCGCTTTATCGCCAGGGGGACCCCTTATACAAGCTCTCTGGCAAATACTTAGCTGACATCAAAGACGAGGAGATAGAAGTAGGCCATGGGAAGGTAAAGGTCGGCGACATCTTTGGAAGGGCTAACTCTAAGTACAAGATCCCAACGATCATCTACGAAAAAACAAGGCTGCAAGACATTCATCATGTTTTTTCGATCTACAACAAACAAGGAAAGAAGCTAAACGCGGAGGAGCTTAGGAATGCCACCTACCACCACTTAGGCTTGACCAAATTGTTGCTGCTACTTAGCGGAGATCGCCTTGACGTAAACGAACTCGCACCTTATTTGCCCAGCGAGCTGCGGCAAGGCATCGAAGAAGTGGGTAAAAGTTTAGAGGCGTGCAACTTTGGAACCTTGAGGTTTAAGCGTACAAAGGTCTTGTCTTGGGTGAGCGCTATCTTCTTGCACGAGCCAAATATGTTGCGTGGCGCTTATGCGACGCCATCCACGGCAAGCCACATTGACGCACACCTGGAGGACATTACTAAACTCCAAGGCGCCCATCCCATGTACCAAAACGCCAATCTAGTATCCCTAGCCCGGGATATTCGTGCCGCGGTCGCGCTGCATGCCGAGTGCGTGGACGCATGGTCGCCGCGCTTTCGTAACAAGAAGGGACAAGCGTCTCGGTGGGAAGAGCTTCCGTTTGTGGCTAGTCTCCTTGCTGTGATGGTGTTGGTCGCAATTGGCAAGGAAGCGCTACTAGCTGAAGGCATCGCGGCAGTTCGCGATGTGACGGAAAAGAGTCCGGGTCCAACAAAGAGCCAGAACAAGACCCAATGGCAGTACGTTGCAAGAGTGTGCCTACGCATCCTGGACACACTTGGCGTCGATCAGTCCGCGGCAAGCACCGCACTCACAAAGCGATATGAGGTAAGTTGCTTGGAATACCTACGGCCGATCTCAGAAGCGGGAGGTTCAAGTGAATGA
- a CDS encoding Z1 domain-containing protein produces MTADAVGRIETLRPVPAESNASEADSGSANDNSSWWSRYSHAASRLPPATMEILETDATYIAEHAVPQVGDFLDEAAFGASRVRTGIVVGSVQSGKTASMLAVAALLLDKGIDILVVLAGTRVSLWLQTYERLLDQLDGSDLYSAWKRSADRALVPQPEDVLASIDRVDPSMYLLGARSKVRIALRAGKPVIFVVPKEDDHLLALGRFLEVELLQTSGADRPKPTTMVVLDDEADDASVLDSIDGRKITPKFIQRLWSSAKSLQATRHERLFATYIAYTATPQANYLQTTHNPLSPRDFHAALRLPGDRGQKSPRTLTYTEPAGQKAYYTGGEFYYERFMGLAADPCIAYPFPEPLDPSDIDEEPSAAALDTVRWQMIGDALRSYLVAGAARVLLSGRRLPKGDEQPMPREQLDALLPPTHSMLYHPSALKYDQFLGAADIVRWSQGATQVSNDFISDESEWDTGQQLDASGLTRRLAEEEPLWEKWLGIFKRSAAGLSTLPGQPPGGLQAVTWAEVKYILNLEIFPNVKVRVLNSDPRAGDRPQFSPQLEANGLFLPPRDLLTIFVAGNVLSRGLTIEGLCTSLFVRSAREPAADTQMQMQRWFGYRGSYFAFCRVFAFADQLKLFRQYHSNDQAMKSEILVQMEDKSAPSARGALVLQGMAFKATSKVESKRVPLHPGPSPSVRLLEPHNGAMYSENLQLLDELLKREDWDYLEYPQGNQRGLIGSKPIAMLEVASLLERLRYSSHDPDPTLELSKRWGSLQRLLNWPEPFFRPPGIRPTPMAVGPSGCPYSIAAYLRLWAAALEQPSSPGLMPTDDPSTPWNRINVSEYRATVPRFYVGVRFGVESSSKVLKFRGRSFPMMRRGLVEGRDDLLSTLWGSRNPSEKWLGDQLFDYHLHNTSGAPKLLDESSWRPRGHPGLLLFHVVADPVTGSETVALGLAIPHGGPDHVAALREEQDG; encoded by the coding sequence ATGACTGCTGATGCAGTTGGTCGAATTGAGACACTTCGCCCTGTCCCCGCGGAAAGCAATGCTAGCGAGGCGGATTCAGGCTCTGCCAACGACAACTCAAGCTGGTGGTCCCGCTACTCACATGCGGCGAGTCGTCTGCCTCCTGCAACTATGGAGATCCTTGAGACGGATGCAACCTACATTGCAGAACATGCAGTACCCCAAGTAGGAGACTTCCTAGACGAGGCTGCATTTGGCGCATCCCGTGTGCGCACGGGAATCGTCGTAGGCTCGGTACAGTCGGGAAAGACAGCCAGCATGCTTGCTGTGGCTGCACTTTTGCTCGACAAGGGCATCGACATCCTTGTCGTACTTGCTGGTACACGCGTCTCGCTTTGGCTACAGACGTATGAGCGGTTGCTCGATCAGCTTGATGGCTCCGACCTGTATTCGGCTTGGAAAAGGAGCGCGGATAGAGCATTGGTACCGCAGCCCGAGGACGTTTTGGCAAGTATCGACCGTGTCGACCCGTCTATGTACCTTCTAGGCGCAAGAAGCAAAGTTCGCATAGCGCTACGGGCAGGCAAACCAGTAATCTTTGTCGTGCCTAAGGAGGATGATCACCTTCTCGCTCTCGGGCGATTTCTCGAAGTGGAGCTACTCCAAACTTCTGGTGCAGATCGACCTAAACCCACCACGATGGTGGTGCTGGATGACGAGGCAGACGATGCAAGCGTCCTGGATTCAATCGACGGCAGGAAAATCACACCGAAATTTATTCAACGGCTCTGGTCAAGCGCCAAGAGCCTGCAGGCCACTCGGCATGAGCGGCTCTTTGCTACATACATTGCTTACACGGCCACTCCACAGGCCAACTACCTTCAAACTACTCACAATCCCCTCTCGCCACGTGACTTTCATGCCGCGCTGAGACTCCCTGGAGATCGAGGCCAAAAGTCTCCCAGAACGCTCACCTACACAGAGCCTGCAGGCCAAAAAGCGTATTACACCGGAGGAGAGTTCTACTATGAGCGTTTTATGGGCCTCGCGGCCGATCCATGTATCGCATATCCATTTCCCGAGCCGCTAGACCCTAGCGACATAGATGAAGAGCCATCTGCCGCAGCACTTGACACCGTTCGATGGCAGATGATTGGAGATGCGCTTCGCAGCTACCTCGTAGCAGGCGCAGCCCGTGTTCTATTGAGTGGCCGACGCCTGCCGAAGGGTGATGAACAGCCAATGCCAAGGGAGCAACTCGACGCATTGCTTCCCCCAACCCACAGCATGCTGTATCACCCCTCAGCACTCAAATATGATCAATTCTTAGGGGCCGCAGACATCGTGCGATGGTCGCAAGGCGCTACGCAAGTGTCGAACGATTTCATCAGCGATGAATCTGAATGGGATACTGGCCAGCAACTAGATGCCAGTGGCCTCACTAGGCGCCTTGCCGAGGAGGAGCCACTTTGGGAAAAATGGCTAGGCATCTTCAAGCGATCCGCCGCAGGGCTCAGCACCTTACCGGGCCAACCTCCAGGAGGTCTGCAGGCCGTGACTTGGGCAGAGGTCAAATACATCTTGAATTTAGAGATTTTCCCGAATGTTAAGGTGCGCGTTCTTAACAGCGACCCCCGCGCAGGCGATAGACCACAGTTCTCCCCTCAGCTCGAAGCGAACGGCTTGTTCCTGCCACCGCGGGACCTACTGACTATCTTCGTTGCCGGCAACGTGCTCTCGCGAGGCCTCACCATCGAGGGCCTGTGCACAAGCCTATTTGTTAGAAGCGCCAGGGAACCGGCAGCAGACACTCAGATGCAGATGCAGCGCTGGTTTGGCTACCGTGGGAGCTACTTCGCGTTCTGTAGAGTTTTTGCTTTCGCCGATCAACTAAAGCTTTTTCGGCAATACCACAGCAACGATCAGGCGATGAAGAGTGAGATCCTTGTGCAAATGGAGGACAAGAGTGCGCCCTCCGCACGCGGCGCATTGGTACTGCAAGGTATGGCATTCAAGGCGACCTCCAAAGTCGAGAGTAAGCGAGTCCCGCTTCATCCCGGTCCTTCGCCCTCGGTGCGCTTGCTTGAGCCCCACAACGGGGCGATGTATTCGGAGAACTTGCAACTACTTGATGAATTGCTTAAGCGAGAAGACTGGGACTACTTGGAGTATCCACAGGGGAACCAACGCGGCCTTATCGGGAGCAAGCCTATTGCAATGCTCGAGGTTGCATCCTTGCTTGAACGGTTGCGCTACTCGTCACATGACCCAGATCCGACACTTGAGCTTTCCAAGCGCTGGGGAAGCTTGCAGAGGCTGTTGAACTGGCCAGAGCCATTCTTCAGGCCCCCAGGCATTCGCCCAACGCCGATGGCCGTCGGTCCATCGGGATGCCCCTACTCAATTGCGGCTTATCTGCGTCTTTGGGCTGCAGCTCTCGAACAACCTAGTTCTCCAGGGCTGATGCCCACCGATGATCCGTCCACACCCTGGAACAGAATAAACGTCTCGGAATATCGCGCAACCGTACCCCGCTTCTACGTAGGTGTACGCTTCGGTGTCGAATCTAGCAGCAAGGTGCTCAAGTTCAGAGGCAGGTCTTTCCCAATGATGCGCAGGGGCCTTGTTGAGGGTCGAGATGATCTGCTTTCAACTCTTTGGGGATCTCGCAACCCATCTGAGAAATGGCTTGGCGACCAGCTGTTCGACTATCACCTTCACAACACCTCGGGCGCTCCAAAGCTGCTCGACGAAAGTTCTTGGCGTCCGCGTGGTCATCCTGGGCTTTTGCTCTTTCATGTGGTGGCCGACCCGGTCACTGGAAGTGAAACAGTCGCGTTAGGCCTTGCGATCCCGCACGGTGGACCAGATCACGTCGCAGCGTTGAGAGAGGAGCAAGATGGCTAG
- the dcm gene encoding DNA (cytosine-5-)-methyltransferase, whose product MRGAEADIRFVDLCAGLGGFHQGLSTAAQTAAKRFGSEVRFKCVAAAELESDLRHAYVSNFREIGEQYSDLDSVGSEAGLVQEDLRAALPKFDKTGALLQIHGDMTCFLNDAGTGLRIRSSGKPLLPAHDLLCAGFPCQPFSKSGAQLGFEDTRGTVFHVIATILREHRPAFIFLENVGNFPKHDGGNTWERVKKILEDELDYQLISTNHVAQGAAGGLLSPHHLGYPHHRERFFIVGQRKSARPNDSALVKKLLERKLEHSRVFPSVRSNGKLSSTASRLLDQKAKRSLIEIISRKKTPGETAAVIASQVSSDRVRCIDHWGSLLCKLNDLDVQSRSTYWRDSMPSFPIWGYELDPWHWYPIDKNPSLHTVDLGALSTLRQSELLRARAEVLNLSGKKVDLNSHPPKGERWWLSKKLTGSRLDDWIETWPGYAGKREEWPRWKQRFIVQNRDLAIRLWSNLDPVWLREWLDKLYDEIGVASFQKLEWNCKGEELDIWAHILQFRPSGLRVKRLAHVPALVAMTTTQIPIVPRMNIEESMQGSSCGARGRHLVASEALELQGFPSNWTLPANRERAFTCFGNAVHVGVVRDITLNWFFGFSESDLDAASPKASLPSLGQLEAPFEFNSDARVA is encoded by the coding sequence GTGCGCGGTGCCGAAGCCGACATTCGATTTGTGGACCTGTGTGCTGGCCTGGGCGGCTTCCATCAGGGCCTGAGTACAGCGGCGCAGACCGCAGCAAAGCGGTTCGGAAGCGAAGTGCGTTTCAAGTGCGTAGCCGCTGCAGAACTCGAAAGTGATCTGCGACATGCATATGTGTCCAATTTCCGTGAGATCGGTGAGCAATACAGTGACTTAGACAGTGTTGGCTCAGAAGCTGGGCTGGTTCAGGAGGACTTGCGCGCTGCGCTTCCGAAGTTCGATAAAACGGGCGCCTTGCTTCAAATACACGGAGACATGACATGCTTTCTGAATGATGCAGGGACAGGTTTAAGAATACGTTCAAGTGGCAAACCGCTTCTGCCAGCTCATGATCTACTTTGCGCAGGTTTTCCTTGCCAACCTTTCTCTAAGTCTGGCGCCCAACTTGGATTCGAGGATACACGCGGCACGGTTTTTCACGTGATCGCGACCATTCTCCGAGAGCACCGCCCGGCTTTCATATTCCTCGAGAATGTTGGGAACTTCCCAAAACACGATGGTGGAAATACATGGGAGCGAGTAAAGAAGATCCTAGAAGATGAACTCGACTACCAGCTCATCTCTACCAATCACGTTGCACAGGGTGCTGCTGGAGGTCTCCTGTCGCCGCATCATTTAGGGTATCCACATCACCGAGAGCGATTTTTTATCGTTGGGCAGCGAAAGAGCGCTAGGCCCAATGACTCAGCACTGGTCAAGAAGTTGCTCGAGCGTAAGTTGGAACATTCAAGGGTGTTTCCGTCGGTACGGAGCAATGGGAAGCTATCTTCCACTGCAAGCAGGCTGCTCGATCAAAAAGCGAAGAGGTCTCTCATTGAGATCATCTCTCGAAAAAAAACGCCAGGTGAAACCGCTGCAGTGATTGCCTCACAAGTTTCGAGTGATCGCGTACGTTGCATTGACCATTGGGGCTCACTTCTCTGCAAACTGAATGATCTTGACGTGCAAAGTAGGTCTACCTACTGGAGGGACTCGATGCCGTCATTCCCAATTTGGGGCTATGAACTCGATCCTTGGCACTGGTATCCAATAGACAAAAATCCTAGCCTACATACAGTTGACCTGGGTGCACTTTCCACACTTCGACAGAGTGAGCTTCTGAGAGCCCGAGCTGAAGTATTAAACCTTTCCGGAAAGAAGGTCGACCTTAACAGTCATCCTCCCAAAGGTGAGCGATGGTGGCTCTCGAAGAAATTAACGGGATCGAGATTAGACGATTGGATTGAGACATGGCCGGGATATGCTGGTAAGCGTGAGGAATGGCCAAGATGGAAGCAACGCTTCATTGTTCAAAACCGAGATCTTGCGATTAGGCTTTGGAGCAATCTAGATCCGGTGTGGCTACGTGAGTGGCTTGACAAACTCTATGATGAGATCGGCGTCGCCTCTTTTCAAAAACTGGAATGGAACTGCAAAGGAGAGGAGCTAGACATCTGGGCGCACATACTGCAGTTCCGTCCCTCTGGCTTACGCGTGAAACGGCTTGCGCATGTTCCCGCTCTTGTAGCAATGACCACTACTCAGATACCTATTGTTCCGCGAATGAACATTGAGGAGTCAATGCAGGGATCCTCCTGCGGAGCCCGTGGACGCCACCTGGTTGCTTCAGAAGCTCTTGAGCTTCAGGGCTTCCCTTCCAACTGGACTTTGCCTGCGAATAGGGAGAGAGCATTTACGTGTTTTGGCAATGCTGTCCACGTTGGAGTCGTACGTGATATCACCTTGAACTGGTTCTTTGGGTTTAGCGAAAGTGATTTAGATGCTGCAAGTCCTAAGGCTTCATTACCGAGTTTGGGGCAACTAGAGGCTCCATTCGAGTTCAATTCCGATGCAAGAGTCGCCTAA
- a CDS encoding DarT ssDNA thymidine ADP-ribosyltransferase family protein: protein MATTIQQYALERGIKNLLHFTRESNLNSILQRGLVTRDVLAKEGYSSFNDNVRADYTNAVCLSIGFPNYKMWHGIKQDNVGVDWVIVAVSPSALWTLNCAYCTANAALSSVASIPLMQRQSLSAFQEMYADIPGKERVKLGIADSFPTNPQAEVLMLQGVPKNYIFGVIASTAAQEDRLRGQYPNLKIFMKPGYFSYRSDWSYWKKGV, encoded by the coding sequence ATGGCAACAACGATACAACAGTACGCTTTGGAACGGGGTATCAAGAACCTCTTGCACTTCACTCGCGAAAGCAACCTAAATTCGATCCTCCAAAGGGGTCTAGTAACACGCGACGTACTGGCAAAAGAGGGCTATTCGAGTTTCAATGACAACGTGCGGGCAGACTACACAAATGCGGTCTGCCTATCTATTGGATTCCCCAACTACAAAATGTGGCACGGAATCAAACAAGATAATGTGGGCGTGGATTGGGTAATTGTTGCGGTCTCACCATCTGCATTATGGACGCTCAACTGCGCGTATTGCACTGCCAACGCCGCGTTAAGTTCGGTGGCTTCAATTCCTCTTATGCAAAGGCAGAGTCTGAGCGCGTTCCAAGAAATGTATGCCGACATCCCAGGCAAAGAACGTGTAAAACTAGGCATCGCTGATAGCTTTCCAACAAATCCCCAAGCCGAAGTTTTGATGCTTCAAGGTGTTCCAAAAAACTATATTTTTGGTGTAATTGCCTCAACTGCGGCGCAAGAGGATCGACTTAGAGGTCAATACCCTAATCTTAAAATTTTTATGAAGCCTGGCTACTTTAGCTATAGAAGCGACTGGTCTTATTGGAAAAAGGGAGTGTAA
- a CDS encoding HNH endonuclease yields the protein MTAIQYLDLKSKLPPTHLEALRWFEEHAGQDVRWPQPLSSGTYLVNKAKGIHKPAGWQHALSIRQSLGGPYPDKDPEVRGDGSWVYHYFQEAPDVANRDLHFTNKALLACMRDRVPVGVMRQIKAKPDSLYHVLGVALISEWKDGYFILEGDATQEDFGTRQADELPEQVEFIPSSIEDARQWITRSIVRRQGQGEFRAKVLSAYGNKCAITGFNAMEAIEAAHIFPYMGQKTNAVPNGLALRGDIHTLFDLGMLVIHPVSLHVELSPSLTNTTYAKYQGIRIHVPNSQRDRPSQAALEAHYAWATAEW from the coding sequence ATGACTGCCATCCAATACCTTGACCTGAAATCAAAGCTACCACCAACTCATCTAGAGGCACTACGGTGGTTCGAGGAGCATGCTGGACAAGATGTGCGTTGGCCTCAACCACTGAGTAGTGGCACTTACTTGGTCAATAAAGCAAAGGGAATCCACAAGCCTGCTGGATGGCAGCACGCTCTCAGCATTCGGCAGTCTCTTGGAGGACCTTACCCGGACAAAGATCCTGAAGTTCGGGGAGATGGCTCATGGGTCTACCACTATTTCCAGGAAGCCCCAGACGTCGCGAACCGCGACTTACATTTCACCAACAAAGCCCTGTTAGCCTGTATGAGGGACAGGGTTCCAGTTGGCGTGATGCGGCAGATTAAGGCTAAACCGGATTCCCTTTATCACGTTCTTGGCGTGGCCCTAATATCTGAGTGGAAGGACGGGTACTTTATCCTCGAAGGAGATGCAACGCAGGAGGATTTCGGAACTAGGCAAGCAGATGAATTACCTGAGCAGGTCGAGTTCATCCCAAGCAGCATAGAGGATGCACGACAGTGGATTACTAGATCAATCGTTCGGAGGCAAGGTCAAGGCGAATTTAGGGCAAAAGTTCTCTCGGCTTATGGGAACAAATGTGCAATTACTGGATTCAACGCGATGGAAGCTATCGAGGCTGCCCATATCTTCCCTTACATGGGTCAAAAGACAAATGCTGTGCCCAACGGACTTGCACTGCGAGGGGACATTCACACGTTATTTGATCTTGGAATGCTGGTGATTCATCCTGTCTCGCTACATGTAGAGCTTTCGCCCTCGCTCACAAACACTACATACGCCAAGTACCAGGGCATCCGAATTCACGTCCCAAACTCGCAGCGGGATAGACCCTCCCAGGCAGCACTTGAAGCGCACTATGCATGGGCTACTGCCGAGTGGTGA
- a CDS encoding DarT1-associated NADAR antitoxin family protein produces the protein MATRPIFSPSMSGKLLVWTHHVNFEWFPGMAKVQAQRSIASLHDHAKSQIGVEKVLEISSKSPDALGVALSAFNLMIRTPKGREYSLECAYQSAKVFEGGGPFLDLREMRSIDAKRDPRLLQHGRLTKFTIYGCDWDLQPRTAFYDWLYINALHRHPALAEQVLEYRAFSDIAFNPERSINCQAYAAALYVALHERNLVTPDVLGNKEVYLSVISTGAVSNAHENSEQQVRLDGFS, from the coding sequence GTGGCCACACGGCCCATTTTCTCTCCATCAATGAGCGGGAAACTGCTTGTCTGGACGCATCACGTCAATTTCGAATGGTTCCCCGGAATGGCCAAAGTCCAGGCCCAGCGATCTATTGCCTCTTTGCATGACCATGCAAAAAGTCAGATCGGCGTAGAGAAGGTCCTTGAAATTTCCAGCAAATCTCCAGATGCACTAGGGGTAGCACTTAGTGCATTTAATCTTATGATCCGAACGCCAAAAGGGCGCGAATACAGCCTTGAGTGCGCGTATCAGTCTGCCAAGGTATTTGAAGGTGGCGGGCCCTTTCTTGACCTACGCGAAATGCGTTCAATCGATGCGAAGCGTGATCCGCGGTTGCTCCAGCATGGACGGCTTACTAAATTCACGATCTATGGGTGCGATTGGGATCTTCAGCCACGCACTGCATTCTATGACTGGCTCTACATCAATGCACTTCATAGGCATCCGGCGTTGGCAGAGCAGGTGTTAGAGTACCGGGCTTTTTCAGACATTGCATTCAATCCCGAGCGGTCGATTAACTGTCAAGCCTACGCCGCAGCTCTCTACGTGGCACTACATGAGCGAAATTTGGTGACCCCAGATGTCTTGGGTAACAAAGAAGTATACCTGTCGGTAATTTCTACGGGTGCTGTAAGCAATGCGCACGAGAACAGCGAGCAACAGGTTCGCCTAGATGGGTTCAGTTGA
- a CDS encoding DUF5681 domain-containing protein: protein MTTKKPGRWKPGESGNPKGRKPGTGEVGRIRASISARVPELLAALMARALAGDVGAARLLLERAVAPLKAAEQPQVLSLPSGTLTEQGRAVLASVAAGELAAGAGAALLGAIGTLARVSEIDELAARVAALESLK from the coding sequence GTGACGACAAAGAAGCCTGGACGATGGAAGCCCGGGGAGTCCGGCAACCCAAAGGGGCGGAAACCCGGCACCGGTGAAGTGGGCCGCATCCGCGCATCCATCTCTGCTCGCGTGCCCGAACTGCTGGCCGCGCTGATGGCCCGCGCATTGGCTGGCGATGTGGGGGCCGCCCGCCTGCTGCTGGAGCGTGCTGTAGCCCCATTGAAGGCCGCAGAACAGCCGCAGGTCCTGAGCCTGCCCAGTGGCACGCTGACAGAGCAGGGCCGCGCTGTGCTCGCATCCGTTGCTGCTGGTGAACTGGCAGCGGGTGCTGGGGCAGCGCTGCTGGGTGCTATCGGCACTTTGGCCCGTGTGTCGGAGATTGACGAACTGGCCGCCCGCGTGGCCGCTCTGGAGAGCCTGAAATGA